CAAGTTGAGCGCAATGGACCTTGCGTCTAGAGTTGTTACGAGAGTAGAACAATGCAAAGTAGAAaaagatggagaaggagaaaaTATGTTACTGGAGTGTGAGGCCATGTGAGACATAGCACCGATGTTAAGGTGCCGATCGGATCCAGGCTGAATGGAGAGGTATTGCGGGGTGTGAATCAGCCATGCCTGATGACACCGTGGAGCGGTGATTGTGGCGTGGCTGTGAACGAAGACATTGACGAAGTGTGAGGTAGCAGGCTGCTTCGATGTAGTTGCAGGGAATAAACTGAGGGATGATCGAACAACTATGCCTCAAGGTGTCACTGGAAaatcttgcttgttcttgccATTATGTCAGTTGTCCAATCAGGTCCCAGCGTCGAAGCCATCAATAGTATCTGCTTGAACGCGAGGGATGAACAGCGATGACTTAAGGTGTTATTAATTAGCAAACCTTGGTGTCCAACCAAACCTTGATCGATGGTTGTCCAATTAGCGGACATCAATGTTTGGTTGTACATCAAGGTTGGCCAATAAAACCCTAAGACGTCGTTGTTCATGCCATGTGTTCAAACAGATACTGTTGATGGCCTCCTCGTTGGGACCTAATTGGACAATCGACACGATGGTAAGAACAAGAGCCACAAGGAGAGACAAATTGTAAGACACCATGGCATTTGCTTGAACAGTATATGCTTCTAGCTAAATATATATAGCACTAGAAGTTTCTTGTTGCAAATAGTACCAATCAGTGCTTATATAGCTAGTCTTCATGCATGTCTCTATTTTTGGTAAGAAAGAAGTTTGTGGCCAGTAATCAACTAGTGCTCCCGACCCTACATGTACATGCGTAACTAACTGGCCGATGGGGACTCGTTCTCTGCTGCATGTATCCACCATGTTCACGGCTGGTGTGTGTGCTCTCTTACACCCTTAAttgttcatatatatatatatatatatacagaaCATCCGTATTGTTTGCACCGTTAATTTGCTTTGTGCACTACTTATGTTTGGAATGGAATAGGAAACGAACGTTCGCTCTCTGGCCTTCCGACTTGACGGGTAATGTTGTCATCCTCACGGACTAAAGTTTTCATCCTCACAGAACACCTCATGTAACTAAACGTTTGCTCCTTAGCCTTCCGGCGCCACGGAGTAAAAGTATCACCCGCAGAGAAATAAAGTTGACACCCTCATAGAGTAAAGTTGCCACCCACAAAACTAAAATTGTCACaccatgtactccctccatccacgtcatttatttttggacggagagagaatatgatttttttaaagaattcAGTGGTTGCCATGTCTTCAtaattattgtctcaaatttgcccaaaaatggatatatcATTTTTtgaaaacgtctagatacatgtaatattttgacaagaattatgtaacggagtAAGCAGCATTTTTGAAGAATCAAGTGATTAAGAAAGTAGCGGTTGCCCACCTAGAGAGGCATTTTGTTTCGCGATTCCGTTGTCCAGTGGCTTCCCTAAAACAAATCATTGTCCAGTGGCAGTTGGCAGTGGCCAAAATACACTGATGCAGCACCACAGCGTCGGCTCAGCTGCCTGTTTGCTTCGGCGCCGAGACGAACAACTGAGCTATCGCCTCCAGCGCAGAAACGTCCCAGCTCTCGGCGTGCCTGACCACCTGAAACATAGCGCATATTACACTGACCTATTTCCAACCTCTGAATGATCATAcgcaagaaagagaaaaaaatggctTTACAGAgttgctttttattttatccCTCCTTTAGTTACCTTGTATTCTTCGTCTAAATCGTAGGTCGTGTTCCCTCTGATGGCGATGAGGGGCCTCCATGGGAGCCTCAAATATGTCCTACGAATAGTGCAGTGACATTAATCCAAGACCAAGAAAAAACTGTCAAGTTCGGAAAAAATGACAAGGATATATAATTGGTAATACATTCAGCAATTAATCATCATGCCAAAAGCTTGAAGAAGCACCTCAGTGTCCATGTTGCCATGATGGACTTTGTCTCAGCCCTCAGACCCTGCATGATTTACAGTTCAGCACAAATGACAACTAAAAGAAAAGGCATGACACATGCAATACAGATACTTTACTAAAAACTGTGTAATAGTATGATTTAGCAAAGAATCTTTACCTTTTCTATACTCTCGAGTTCGAGGGAAGGGCTGTCCAAAAAGGGTACTAGCAAATCCAGATTCTGAGCGTATTTAGACCTTCCTACGAAGAAGAACAAGCGTGAATTAACATCAAGAACAAGCGTGAATTAACATCACAAAATTCATTCTTGTTCGCATACAAGTGTTCACCGATTGGATGCTTCTTGACAGAGTTCCATGGATGAAATGAAACAATAAAAGCTACTCTATCATACATACCACGGAATTTTATCGTCGGATCTTCATACAAACAATCTTCAGCATATATGCCCAGAGTGAAGTTCCCTGAAATTTAAGttgcagaaacaaaaaaaatgttcattAAAACTTATGCTGTTATGCAATCTTAAGCACGTACTTTGCATTGGGTACTCAAATATCACAAAGCTTGAAGCCATTTCCTATGAAAGTGCAAGCTGCAAAGCACATACCGGTGAGGAAATAAGCACGCTGGTAATCGGCTTCAAGAACAGCAACCACATCCTCCACGCTGCGAGGCAACTCCAACTCTGTGTCGACGGCTTCACCCATTTGCCTTGGCTTCTTGCTGGGAGATAGGGCCCTGAGGAGCTCAGTGACGGCGCTGACCGCTGCCCTGACGACCGGCGGTGCGCCACCTTGGTCGCCACTACCCGGCGAGCTGGAGCTGCACCGGACGCTGGGAAGGCGACGGGTCTGCAGGAACAGAGAACCAGAGAGGCGACAAAAAATGATTTGGAGGCAATCAGGCAAAAAATGGGGGACAATTACTTGAGATAACCAAGCTGTTTACCTTGAACTCGCCGCTGGGCAGGCGAGGAGATGGAAGGGAAGACGGTCCGGCAGTTAGGCTTGACGCCATTTTTCTGTTTGCCTCCATTCCATGTGAACGTGGCTCACAAGGAGACACAAGCTACCATTGTCGCATGATAAAATCGGTTTGTGTGTGAGGCCTTCCAAGTGACACGCAACTTGGCATTCTTTGCCCCCGTCGTCCAAATCATTGTTGCATTTCCTGGTAACCAGTCGGCGGAGACATCTTTTGAAATTTGACACTAGTTAACTAGTAGCTTGCTTTCTGCAACAtagaaggcaaaaaaaaaaacccagcaAGTTCACCATTTCGCGCTTTATTTCTCCAGAAACCCGAATATAATGATATCAAGGTAACAACCACAAAGCATTGCCTTATAGATGTGCAGGAGTTGATATTAGGAAATGGCTATAGCCACACAGAGTAAGATCATGGGCAGTCTGTTCCACAAATCTTACTATACCAAAACTCTTACATTTCTCATGACAATTCTCGAAAATGTGCATTATGAAACATCAATAATGCCAATAACTGGTCTTAGTCTAACTGAAAACATACACGCTGCCTGATGTAATCCTGTATGCCACCTAGACACCTGGTTGCAAATTGCATGATGGGAACAAGCGAAGGGGCAAACTGTGTCGAGGGTAAGAGGCAGCGGCAAATCTAATGCTCAAACAGGATTTACAGAAATTGCTGCAGCAATCGCCTACAACCCTGGAAGCTTTGTTTTTGGGCATTCCAGTATGGGTGATTACAAGATTTAACTTGTCTGCAGCACTTGTACCTTCCCCAAAGCCTTCTCACTGTCATCGACAGCAAGCTTCTTTCGGATGGCTAACAGCTCCTCTCCAGCGCCACAGATGTAGGCTGCTGTTCGCCTGCCAGAGAGAGTTGCTCCTTCCATGCTGTCGATATAATcctgcaaacaaaaaaaaaacaagatcatATTTTCATGTTATCATTATTCACAATGTCCTAAAGATTTTTAGGCACGCATCATCCAATATTGGGAGTATCTAGTAAACAATTTCTCCACTTaaacgggatgacatgcagaatccaaaaaattgaaaaaagcACAATTGAGAATGATAGCCAATTGACTGTTGTTGGTGGTTGGGACCAAGCCAATGTTTTACACAGTACAATACCTGTTTCGTGTAAGATCCAGATAGGAAGAAATTTTTAACTGGTGTCTTCTGATCAGGTCTAAATGGGTCATttccaggagcctcacggTACAAGGATTGCCCAATTTTTACCACGCTGGACCATGTAACCTCCAAGCCACGAGATGATGGAAACAAATCTAAGACCTGCATTAGCATCAAGGTGCGGTTTGAAAGGATTGAAGATAAACAGAATCAATAGAAACTGCATTCTACGGAACTGCTTTAAAAGGAGGGCTTTAGTAATGGCAAATGAAATTATCTGTATCAAACAGTAATAGCAATTTAAATTCTGTACAGACGCACCTGTTTTTGAACTTTGCTAATGATCTCCTCATTCGTCAGTGGCATGTAAGGATCACCGGGAGTTAGCACAGctctgcaaaaaaataaaaataaaacttacTGGATCAGGGAACACAAATCAGAGTTTCTGAACAAACTGTCAAATCAGAGTTTCCAAACAAACAGTCAAAGAGTGAACATTCTCAGGAGTGCTAAATGGTAGTCTTACTGGATCAGGGAACCTTGTCCTTCAATGTAGTAGTCAGCAGGAGATGAAAGTGCAAGATCTGAAAAGCAGGAGAAGTCCGCATCTGGAGTATAGAGCAGATTATCCAAGCCAACTGCCTTCTGCAGTTGTCTAAATCAAAGATAAGAAAACAATCACTCAGCAAGCAATTAACATTTGCACAACAATCTTTTAGCAGAAACAGATGTACTCTTCTTGGAAACATCATGTATGCGCCAGCACATATTAATTGGTCTATTCTAAAGACAATGAAGTGATAAAGAACACTGAACTTCGAGTTACCTTGATTTCTCCAAGTCTTGGACTTCAGTGACCCATCCATTGTAGCGAAGCTGAACGGTAACTACAGGGACACCATCTAACTTGTATATGTTGTCAAACATATCCCATTGCCTCCACTCCGACGGTAGAAGTCTTTTGATCCCTGGGACATCACAAGCTGCACCCAAATGAAAGGTCAGAAACCAAATACCAAATTCTGTCAAAGTACAACATGAATATGGAAGAAAAATGACCTGCAACATATGCGTCAGCTTTGATGATCTCACTACTTGTAGCCTAAAATGTCCAGATGAAACGAAATGTTAGCACCAGTACTAAGAAAAGTTTTAAGTTCGCACTATTGCATATTTGTCTTGTATGATCTATCTGTAATCACACATAGCAGAATCCTGATACATAGACGAAAAGCTAACCTTGGAGATACGAAGTCCTTTGACATAGGTCTCTCCATCAGGTGACTTTTCATAGAGAACCTCTCTACATCCCCACCTCAAGTGAAACCTGAAGGATTTGTCATGACACAAGATCTTAATGGTACAGAAATATGTATAACATAGACAATTCAAGAGAATTATTGGTCTCTGTCACCATACCTACCATCCCTGTCTGTTATGTACTTCTTTATTGGGCCACTTAAGTAAACATCAGGTGAGCCCTTTAGCATGCGTAACAAAGATGCCTCTGTCTTTGTGGCAAACAGGGTGAAAATTGTAAGCATGCAACGGGCACTGATATTATCACAGTCGATGAAACCAAGAGCATAAGCAACAGGATCCCACATTCTTGTGATGCTCTCCCGAGTACCACCTCTGGACATGAACCAATCAGTGAAACTTACCTGTAAAAGTATACATT
This is a stretch of genomic DNA from Brachypodium distachyon strain Bd21 chromosome 1, Brachypodium_distachyon_v3.0, whole genome shotgun sequence. It encodes these proteins:
- the LOC100837510 gene encoding uncharacterized protein LOC100837510 — encoded protein: MEANRKMASSLTAGPSSLPSPRLPSGEFKTRRLPSVRCSSSSPGSGDQGGAPPVVRAAVSAVTELLRALSPSKKPRQMGEAVDTELELPRSVEDVVAVLEADYQRAYFLTGNFTLGIYAEDCLYEDPTIKFRGRSKYAQNLDLLVPFLDSPSLELESIEKGLRAETKSIMATWTLRTYLRLPWRPLIAIRGNTTYDLDEEYKVVRHAESWDVSALEAIAQLFVSAPKQTGS
- the LOC100836583 gene encoding zeta-carotene desaturase, chloroplastic/chromoplastic, translated to MAMAATSCALLPALVAGRRRAPSRRRAASPGVVRCSLDSKVSDMAVNAPKGLFPPEPEHYRGPKLKVAIIGAGLAGMSTAVELLDQGHEVDLYDTRTFIGGKVGSFVDKQGNHIEMGLHVFFGCYSNLFRLMKKVGADNNLLVKEHTHTFVNRGGKVGELDFRFPVGAPLHGIQAFLRTNQLQVYDKARNAVALALSPVVRALVDPDGALQQVRDLDDVSFTDWFMSRGGTRESITRMWDPVAYALGFIDCDNISARCMLTIFTLFATKTEASLLRMLKGSPDVYLSGPIKKYITDRDGRFHLRWGCREVLYEKSPDGETYVKGLRISKATSSEIIKADAYVAACDVPGIKRLLPSEWRQWDMFDNIYKLDGVPVVTVQLRYNGWVTEVQDLEKSRQLQKAVGLDNLLYTPDADFSCFSDLALSSPADYYIEGQGSLIQAVLTPGDPYMPLTNEEIISKVQKQVLDLFPSSRGLEVTWSSVVKIGQSLYREAPGNDPFRPDQKTPVKNFFLSGSYTKQDYIDSMEGATLSGRRTAAYICGAGEELLAIRKKLAVDDSEKALGKVQVLQTS